AAACGCACGCTGCTCAACCTCGCGCTGCAGATACATGCCCGCAAGCGGATCGCTCGAGCCAAAATCCGCTGGATCGACGTTCACGAGCAGCGCAGCATTGGCGTTGCGCCCATCGCGTGCACGCTCGCTCATGCCGTTGGTGACAACCGAATGCTCCTCGCTTGCCGCGGGAACCACCGTGCCACCAGGGCACATGCAAAACGTATACGCACTGCGACGCTTATTCACGTGAATGGCCATCTTGTAATCGGCTGCGCGATTGCGCAACGCGGGGTGACTAGCCGCCGACCCCCACTGCGACTGGTTGATCAGAGCCTGAGGATGCTCGATGCGCACACCCATAGAAAAGGGCTTCTGCTCCATGAACAGACCCCATGCACGAATCGCCTCGAATGTGTCGCGTGCCGAATGGCCGCAGGCCACCACCATGCGCGCCACGGGCATCACCGAACGCTCGCCGGTGTGCACGTCTTCCAAAACGGCTTCGCGCAGCCTTCCTTCCGCAAAACGCGCATCCACCAATTGCGTACCAAAGCGCACCTCGCCACCCAGATCGATAATGCGCTCGCGCAATGATCGAACGACCCCAGGCAGGACATCGCTGCCGATATGGGGCTTCGCATCCCACAGGATATCCTGGGGCGCACCCGCCTCCACGAACCACTGCAGGGCATACGGCGTAAGAGGATGCTTGGTATTCGTGGTGAGCTTGCCGTCCGAAAACGTGCCTGCACCACCTTCGCCAAACTGGATATTGGTATGCACGTCGAGTGGCGCGCCTTCGTTGAACGCATTCACGATGCGCATGCGTTCTTCCACGGCATCGCCCCGCTCCACGAGCAGCGGGCGCAAGCCGGCATGCGCCAAGTAGAGCGCGCAGAATAGCCCCGCAGGACCCGCGCCCACCACCAGGGGGCGCGATTCGTCCGAAACGTTCAACTGAGGAAACGCAAGCGGAGCGGGTTCGCGATATGCTTGCGCCTTGCCGCTTTGCACGGCAGCAGCTTCCGCTTGCTCGCCCCGCAGGCACGCACATGCGGTCACGTTGAAGTGCACGTCGGATTTCTTACGGGCGTCGATGCTGCGACGCAGCGTGCGCACCCAAAGCACCTGGCTGGGCGAAACGTCCAGCTTCTTCGCCACGGCACGCACGAGCGCGCCTTCCGTAAACGGGGCATCGCCTCGCGTCTCTCGTTCGCTGTCGAGCGAGCATCGTACGTTGGGAACCCTAATCATCGCGCGCTCGCCGCCTCTCCAGCGACAATGCCACTCGCCCATGCCCAGTGCAGGTTATAGCCACCACAAGGGGCATCCACATCGAGCGCTTCGCCGCAAACGTACAGCCCAGGCTGACCGGCAACCTCCATGGTTTCGGGGCTCACCGCCTCCACGGCAACGCCACCCCGATGCACCTGGCAGAGACGCTCGTCTCCCAGCCCTCTCACCACAAGGGGAAACGCCTTCAACGTGCGAGCCAGCTGGCTCACGCCCGTCTGGCTCATGGGCTCGTGCCCCTTCAGGCCCGCCGCGCGCAACACCGCGTGCGCAACTTCGGGCAGGAGCATGCCCACGCAGAATTCCTCCGCCGTGCACGGCTCCATGACGCCAAGGCGACGCTGCAGCAGCGCTTCGGCGGAATCACCTTCGCACGCAGGCAGGAAATCGATGGCAATGACGTCGCCCGGCCGCACGAGACGAGACAGGTTGAAGGCAGCAATGCCGGAAACGCCGTACTCGCGAAACGTGACTTCCCCCTCTTCGCGCACATCGCCCGATTGAAGCGCACACTTCACGCGCACCTTATCGAGGCCAGCGATGGGGGCAACATCGGTGGCAAGGGGCCCAAGCACGGGCACCGAAGGGCGCACCTGCACGTTGGCGGGCAACACCGACGAAGGAACGTTGCCTCCCGCGCAATACACCACACTGCATGCCTGCAGCTGCATGGTCTGAGCATGCGCGCGGGCGGCTGCAAGATCGCGCGCCGTAACGCGCTTGTTCGTCTGCGGCAGCTGCATACGATCGTAGGCGACCTGCCACGCGTCACCATACAGAAGCACGCTCGTTACGCTGCACCCTAGCTCGATGCGCACGCCTGCGCGTTGTGCCGCAAGAAGCAATGCATCCACGACCGACGTCGCCTTGTTGGCCTGGGGGTACAGACGGCCTTCAGATTCCTGTCGCAGCACCAAGCCGCAGCTTTCCAAAAACGCCAGCGCTCGTTCGGGGGAGCAGGCGCGAAATGCCTGCTCGACAAAGCATTCGTTGCGATACAAGCCCGCATGCGTATGAACATTCGCAATGTTGCAGCGCCCATCGCCCGTACGCTTGATGGAGCGCCCGTGTTCGTAATCGCACTCCAGCACAATGACGCTACGTCCTGCGCGCGCCGCCGTAATAGCGGCAGCAAGGCCCGAAGCCCCGCCGCCGACAATGCATATATCAACTCGTTCAGATTTCATGGCATCGATGATACCGCATACGCACACGAACAACGCGCCTCAGCACGCCCCTTCCCCAAGGGAACATGCCTTGCCTGCAATGCAAAAGCCCGCCACTCGCAGGGAGCAGCGGGCTTCGAAGCCAAGAGGCGAAACGCCTAGATCTCGGCCTTCCACAAACCATGCAGGTTGCAGTATTCGTACACCGCAACGGGAGCATCGTCGTCGGCGACGACAAACGATGCCGCAGGCTTCATGCCAGGCTTGAGCGGAGCGAACTGATACCCCTTCTGCGTTTCCAGGCAGATGAAGGTGATGTAATGCTCCTCGAGCATGGGATGCTCCACCTCGCCCACAACGACATCGATTTGCGGGCCATTCACCGTAACCATGGGAACGTGCTTTTCCTTGGCGGCATCGACGGTATTCGCCGTGAGTTCTTCCATCTTCTGACCGCAGCAGGAAAGCGGCGCACCCGAATCGTAGGGCTTCACGGCAATATTGCCGCACTTGGCGCATTTATAGAAAGCAAGGGCCATGGTTCCTCCTTCTCCGACACCATGTACATGGGATTCATGCTAGCGCATGCAAATTGCCATTCGAAAGGAGGCTACGTACGCGTTACTAAACTGAGACGCACGGCTTCGCCATGCAGACGCTACGCTTCGGGGGAACCCTGCACGTCTTCCGCCTCGTCCTTAGCTTCGGGATGGCCTTGCTGAGGCAGGTGCGTTCGGGAAACCCAGATGAGCATGCAGATGCCCGCGATGATAAGCGGCAGCGAAAGCACCTGGCCCATGGTAAGCCAGTTCGTGCCCAGAAGATATCCCAGCTGCTCATCGGGCAGGCGCACGAATTCCACCAAGAAGCGGAACACGCCGTACAGCAGCATGAACACGCCCAGGAACGTGCCGCGGGAGCGCGGGGGCGTCTTGCGCGAAAGGGCGAACAGGATGATAAACAGCAGCACGCCTTCCAGCAGGGCTTCATACAGCTGCGAGGGATGACGCGGTACGGAACCAGCTGCGCCGCCAAACACGACGGCCCACGGCAGGTCGGTGGGGGCACCCCATAGCTCGCCATTGATGAAATTGGCGCAGCGACCGCAGAACAAGCCAATGGGAGCAGCGATGCAACCCAGGTCGGCAAGCGTGGTATACGGAATGCCGCAGATCTTCGCCGCCACGATACCGGAAAGCAGCGCGCCAATCAGGCCGCCATGGAAGCTCATGCCGCCCTGGGAAAACGCTAGGATCTCGAAGGGATGGGTCAGGTAGTAGCCATCGCCATAGAACAGCACGTAACCCAAACGCGCGCCGAAAATAACGCCCACGACCACGCAGATGAGGATGGTGGACAAGTCGTCGGATGTAACGCGCACGCCCCACCGCTTTGCCGTACGGGAAATGACCAGCGCCGCAAAGAAAAAGCCGACGACATAGGCAAGGCCATACCAGCGCACGGATAGGGGCCCCAGCGTGAAAGCTACGGGGTCGAGCATGTGATAGAGATCGTTGAGCATTGTGTTTCCTGGGGACGCAACGCGACCCGCAGGCCGCGTCTATCGATTAGACGTCTCGCAGCCGCCCATGCCCGCATTCATCTTGCGCGCAGCAGCCGCTATACCTGAACGCATGTCCTGAGGTATGGGCGAAAGCGTAGTGACCTTCGTTCCGCACTTCGGACACTTCAGCGTGAACAATGCGCGTTCGGAGCTGAGCACCATGACGGAGCAATAGTCATGCAAGTCGAAATCGGTTGAACCGCATGTTTCGCATGTCACTACCGTCGCCATACACCCTCGCCCCCGCGCATCTAAGCTTCTGGACTAACGTTCCCTTCGATTGTAGCAGAACATATCCGCGCCTCCGCAGGTAGGTTGGGGAAGCGTCACCGAGACGGGATGCGCGCTAGATTCCAAGAGAAAGCTGGCCCGAGGAAGTTGCGAGGAGGCTGCGCTGATCGGCATCGGTTATCTCGTCATCGGGACCAATCGTTCCGATAAGCAGCGGCGAAGCGGGGTCGTGCGCCGCATAATTTCGCGCAGCCGCAGCGTGGCTCTTGTTGGCATAGCAATAACGACAGCCATTGGGGCATGTCTCATAGGCGCCGATATCGCGGCTCGGATAGCACCCGCAGCCTTCCCGAAGCCCCGGGTGCTTCAGCTTGCGAAATGCGAGGCTGTTGGCCCGCCCCAGGATATCGAGGGTCGTGCAGCCCGACTGGTGAATCCCATAGCGGCTCCAGCTTTCCTTGGTTGCGCACGTTTGCACCCACAACCCATGTCGGCGGGCAATTTCCCCAATGCCACGCGCAAGCCGCTCTTTGTCGGTGTCCGACACTTCCTGCAACTCGGGCATATTCGTCTCGAGCTTCTTATAGCGCTCGACGAAACTGAAAATGCAGCGATCAACATGCCCCGCTAGCCGACCGGAAAGATACTCAAACGTCTCAAGATGGCGCTCGACCGAATACGCGGGCGTTACGAGCACCGGATCGTAGCGCCAGGCAATGCGCCGCGCACCCACGATACGCTCGAGACGCAACAGCGTCTCGACGCTCTCTTCTATAGAAGGAACGCCTGGTTCGATATCGCGCCCGTAAGCGGTAATGGTGTAGTGGAAATAGGTGGGATACTGCTCGGTAATCGAAGGAAGCCCCGCAAGAAGCGGGGCGTAATTCTTCGAGCAGAACATCACAAGGTCTATCTGCTCGGGATTCAGCGCATAGCGCGTCACCTTGTGCGGAAAAAGCGGGTTACGCACCAGCACGTAGCCCTCCGCAAAGCGGTTGAGCAGCCACTTTGCATAGTACTGCGGTATGTCGGTGCGCGCACCCGTGTTTAAAATCATATCTTCGCCCTTCCGCAGAGCATTGTAGCCTCTACGACCCTACAGGCTCATCACCGACTGACGGAACCGATCAAGTTTCCCAGCCCTGGCATCTTCCACAAGACGAGAGAGCTGCGCAAGCAGACGCTCGCGGTCATCGGGCAAATGCCCGCGAATCGGTTCGGGAAGCGTAACATGTTCGGCCTTGAAGATGGTGGGTATTTCCAGGCAGGCAACGAAACCGCACGTTACGATGCGCATGCGATACCATGGCCAGGAAAGATATAGAAAGCGAGATTCATGGCCAAGCATACGCCGCAACATACAAACGCGCCCGCATCGCAGAAGCACGCCATTCCCGCATCGAGACACCTGCGCCTGCTCATTACGCTCGACGTACTTGTCGCGCTGCTCGCCCTTGGCGCTTGGATTTCCATGATCGCCGGCCTCGACGGAGGCGTCCTCTCGCTCACGGGGTTCAGGAGCCTGCGCTACTTCACCGTGCTCTCTAACATACTCGCGGCGCTCTGCTGCGCTCTCTGCGCAATCTTCGAGATCTGCATGCTCTCGAAAGCCCAGGCATCCTTCCCCACCGCACTCCACGTTCTGCGCTTCATTAGCGTAAACGGGATTATGCTCACCTTTATGGTCGTTATGCTCTACCTTGGCCCAGCCCTTAGCTATCCCGCGGTCCTTACCGGTGGCAACCTGTTTCTCCACCTCATCGTTCCGCTTTGTGCCCTTGCGACCTTCTTGATTGCGCAAAGCGGCAAAGTGCTGTCGGCATCCCAGGTGCCCCTTGGGCTTATCCCGGCGCTCGCCTATGCCACCTTCTATGCAGCAAACATCCTCATAAATGGCCTAAGCTTCGGCATCGAGGGCACCGACTGGTACAACTTCACCATATACGGCACCGTTTCCCTGCCCGTGTCATACGCCATCATCACCGCTTTCTGCCTTGCTCTCGCCTATGCACTCTGGTTCGCGAGTGGCGGACGACCGCGCCCTCGTCGCACGCCGCGCTAAAAACGCGACAGTCGATAGCGCAAGGCCCACAACGAAACAAAAGGGCCGCGTCGTTGTTGGAAGCAACTGGCCGCCGGCCCGCATGTGCATCTTGGGCACCTACGGGCCGACGTGGGCACGTCGATCACGGCAGGAACCAACTGCCACATGGCTTTACGGCTTGCAGCGGACGCCGGCTCGGCAAGGTTGCCCCTCTCGCGAACGAACCGGCGGCGCCAGTCGGGAACCATATGACCAGCCTGGCAGCAGATGCCCGTCGATTCTTTTAGTAAACCGTTCTCCCGATCGGGAATCGTCAGGACCGCAAACGGGCACAACCCGCTCGCCCATCCAAGGCCGGGTCGGGATTGCCCCTTGGGGGCACTCTGAAAGCAAAAAACTGAAAGCGCTGCTTAGCGCATGGGCTGCGCGAGGAGGCAACAAAGGCAAAGCCGAAGTTGCATCGTCGCGCAGCCCATGCGCTAAGCAGCGCCAGTAAATGCATGAAGCAGCGAGCGCACGAGCGTAGGTTTCGGCCCATGCAGGGCCGAAACCACGCGAGCAGCGGAGCGGGTGCCCCAAGGGGCAATCCCAACCCGGCCCCGCAACGAGTTACAACCCAAACAGCGACCCCGAATACGCCCACGCGGGAACCCGGACAACAAAAAAGCCGCCGGCAATGCCAGCGGCTTTAGGTTCGCGAAAGCGATGGATTATTCGGCAGGAACAACCTTAACAACGCCGGGAACGCGATCCTTCAGGATGCGCTCGATGCCGTTGGCAAGCGTCATCTGAGACATGGGGCAACCATGGCAGGCACCCTGCAGCTCGACAACGACGGTGCCGTCTTCCTGCACGTCCACCAGGCTCACGTCGCCACCGTCGGCCTGAAGGCTGGGACGGATAAGCTCGAGCACTGCGGCTACATCTTCACGATTAGGCATAGGAATCTCCTTCTGTAATCTCATTATGCTAGGCGCATTCTACCATAGCGCGGTAGAAGCGCAATCAACGGTTAGCTGTCGTTACGCCAGGATATGCGGACGGGCTAATTCGCCACCCAGTCTTTGCCGATAACGATCAAAATGTCGCTGCTGAACGAGTAATACGCACTCGCCGAGGTCACGCGACCGCACCCCAGCACGTTCACGAGGTTCTTCGCGGCATCGGCCATGTCATCGGACGAATAGATGATAAGCGTCTCGTCGTACACGTACGTTTCGGTATTGCCCGTTTCGGAAACGGTGTACCCCGCCGCCGTAACCTCGTTTGCGGTCGTGCTAGCAGCACCCGTGATGCCCGCGCCATTGCGCACGGATACGGTAATGCCCGTGGGGTCGACATCGGCCAGCGTTTCCTCGGCATTGGGGTCGCCGCCCGCGTCTACCGTCTGCATGAGCGTGGAAAGCGAGCTACTGGATACCGAGAAGGTGGAGCCATCGGAAGACGTGGAACCAGGAACGCAACCCCCATACACCGTAACGCCATTCAGCGAAACAGCCTTCGCCAAAGACGCCAGGTCGCTTGCCGACAGGTCCGTCTGGAAGTCGGAAGCGATAGTATCGAGCGTCAGGACCGATTCCAAGCCAGAACCGCCCAGAGCCTTCTGCAGCAACGCGGAAAACACGTCTTGCTGTACCTGTGCCTGAACGCTTTCGGGGTTGGAGTAATTGCGCGCACGGCACACGAACAGGGCCGTTTCGCCATCAAGCGCCGTTTCGCCCGCGGGAAGCCACTTCGTCCCCACACGCGGGTCGTCGACTTCTTCGGGAAGCGTTACGGTAACGCCGCCCAACTCGTCCACGAGCGTTTCGAACGAGCTCGCGCCAATCTTCGCGAAATGGGAAATCTTAACGCCCATCAGCGAAGACACCTGCGAAATAAGCTCGGCGTCACCGCCAATGGAAGACGCCTGGGAAAGCGTATGCGTATTGCCGTCGGACATAGAGGCCGTGATGTTGGACGGAATGGACACGAACGTGACCACGCTGCTCTGCGGATCGACGCGCATGAGCATGAGCAGGTCGGACGAATCGGATTCTTCGCCGGGCTTCGCAAACTCGCCCACGATAAGCGTGTAATACGGGTCGGTATCGGCAGACACACTGGTAAGCGCGTTCAGCGTATCGCTATCGGAAATGCGCATCTGTCCGTCGATAGACGTGGCATACACGAACCGGGAAACGGAAACGACCGCAACGATGGCCACGACGACAACCGCCAGGAAGCCAAGCACGCGACGGCGACGCCTGCGGCGCATGTTCGCCTCAACGTAGTCGCGCCGATGCGACCTGCGCGAATAATCGCGATGAGACTCGCTCGTGCGCGTATGCGGCACCACATGGCTAATCTCGCCACGCACGGCACGCTGGGCACCACGCTGGTTGCCGAAGTTCACGTTGGTGCGTGCGGCACGGCGTGAATTCGCAGCGGCATGCGTGCCGATGACGGAACTATTCACCGCGCGGGCGCGCTTGCGCAGTCGTTTCTGTTCGCGGCTCATGGGGGCCTACAACTCCTCGATGGTGGTGCGCTCTACGCGGGCACCCAAGCTGGAAAGCTTGCCCACATAGTCCTCGTAACCGCGGTCGATATGGGAAATCTTGCGTACGATGGTCTCGCCCTCGGCAATAAGGCCCGCGAGCACCAGCGCGCCACCTGCGCGCAGGTCGGTGGAAACCACCGGCGCACCCTGCAGCCCCTTCACGCCATGCACGAGCGCATGGTGGTCGTCGATGACGACGTCGGCGCCCATACGCGACAGTTCCGAAGCAAACATGAAGCGATTCTCGAACACGTTTTCCGTAATGACGGAGTTGCCTTCTGCCAACGCCGCAAGCAGCATGAACTGCGCCTGCAGGTCGGTGGGGAAACCCGGATGCGGAAGCGTTTGAATGTCGACCGAACGCAGCGGCTGCGTACGGCTAATGGTGATGGAGTCTTCGGCGGTTTCGACCGTGCAACCCATGGCGCGCAGCTTCATGATTGCCATGCGCAAGAAGGACGGGTCGATGCCCTCTACGGTAAGCGGACCACCCATGAGAGCGCCGCCCACCAGGAACGTACCAGCCTCGATGCGGTCGCCCACCGTAGTGTGCTCGCAAGGATGCATGCTGGAAAGCGGCACGCCCGTGATGGTGATGACCGACGTTCCTGCGCCGCTGACCTTGGCGCCCATGGCGTTGAGCATGTTTGCCAGGTCTTCGATCTCGGGTTCGCACGCAGCGTTGTCGATAGTGGTTTCGCCTTCGGCCACAACAGCGGCCATCATGGCATTCTCGGTTGCACCCACGCTGGGGAAATCGAGCACGATGCTGCCGCCATGCAGGCCCTCGGGCGTGGTGGCCACCAAGTAGCCATGCTCGACCTCGAAATGCACGCCAAGCTGCTCGAGCCCCACCAGGTGCATATCGATCTTGCGGGCGCCAATCTGGCAGCCGCCCGGCATGGCCACATGGGCACGACCGAAGCGACCGATGAGCGGGCCAAGCACGGAAATGCTGGCGCGCATCTTGCTCACGAGCTCGTACGGCGTTTCGTACGAATCGACCGTGGAGGTATCTATGGTAAGGACATGGCCCTCACGATGAACGGAAGCGCCCAGCGTTTCGAGCACTTCGCTCATGATGACGATATCCGAAATAAGCGGGACATTATGAATGGTGCTTTCGCCCTGGCCCAGAAGCGACGCGGCGATGAGCTTGAGCGCCGAGTTCTTCGCGCCCGACACGCGCACCGTACCCGTAAGGTTTTCGCTTTCGCGAACGATGATTACTTCTTCCGACATACACCGTTCCTTCGCAGTATCTTCTTCTCTCATTATCTCTTGCCTGAGTGATTATAGCGAGATTGCACGTAGCGCAACCCACCCGTTACAGAATGCGCAGAGGTTGGGCATTGCCACAGCCGCAATGAAAGCCGCGCATAAAAAAGGAGGATGCACGAGGCATCCTCCCAAAGAGATGTGGTTGATTCGCTGTTAGTCGCCCAGGGCGATGCGAGCGAAGTCGACAACCTTGATCTCGTCGCCGAGTTCCTTGGCAACGCCGGCGATGTAGGAAGCGACCGTCTGGTCGGGATCCTTCACGAAGTCCTGGTCGACCAGGCAGTTTTCCTTGTAGAACTTCTGCATGCGACCAGTGGCGATCTTTTCCTGGATGGCCTCGGGCTTGCCGGATTCAGCAGCCTGAGCCTTGTAGATGGCCATTTCGTGCTCGCGGATTTCCTCGGGAACGCTGGTTTCGTCGAGGGAAACGGGAGACGTGGCAGCGATCTGCATGGCAACGTCCTTGCCCATCTGAGTGAAGGCAGGAGCAGCAGCGGTAGCCTCGTTGTTGAAGCTGAAGGCCACCAGAACGCCGATCTTGCCGTTCATGTGGATGTAGGGAACCAGGGCGCCCGTGCCGGAAACCTCGAGGCGCTTGAAGTTGGCGATCTGCATGTTCTCGCCGATTACGTGGATGGCCTCGGTGAGGGCATCCTGAACCTTCTCGCCTTCGAACTCGCTTTCCAGCAGCTCTTCCACGGAAGCCGGGTTGTTCACGGCAACGGCCTTCGTGAAGTTCTCGGCGTAGGCCTGGAACTTATCGGTGAGAGCAACGAAGTCGGTTTCGCAGTTCACCTGGCACACGGAGCCAACCGTGGCGTTGTCTTCGCAGACCAGAGCAACGACGCGACCCTCGTTGGTGGCACGGCCAGCCTTCTTGGCGGCAGCAGCCAGACCACGGGTACGCAGAACGTCTACGGCGCCGTCCATGTCGCCGTCGGCTTCGGTGAGGGCCTTCTTGCATTCCATCATGCCGGCGCCCGTCATCTCGCGGAGTTCCTTGACCATTGCGGCGGTAATCTGAGCCATGTGGGTTTCCTCTCTCTATGGAAAGAGGGGCGGCGCGAAGCCGCCCCATTCGTTACGAATGCTATTCAGCGGCAGGAGCGGCAGCCTCGGCAGGGGCCTCAGCAGCGGCTTCGGGAGCAGCTTCGCCCTCGGCAGCCATTTCCTCAAGCGTGACAGGAGCACCGATGCCGTCGATGACAGCGGCAGCGATGAACTTGCAGAACAGCTTGACGGAGCGGATGGCGTCGTCGTTTGCGGGGATGCCGAAGTCGACGTCGTCGGGATCGCAGTTGGTGTCGATGGTGCCCACAACGGGGATGTGCAGGCGCTGAGCCTCATGGATGGCGATGAGCTCACGGTTGGTGTCGACCACGAAGATGGCGTCGGGGGCCTTCTTCATGCTGCGGATACCGTTGAGGTTCGTCTGCAGCTTGGTGAGTTCCTTGTGCAGCAGCATCTGCTCCTTCTTGGGCAGCAGCTCCATGCGGCCGTCGGCGTCCATAGCCTCGAGCTCTTCCATGCGAGCAACGCGAGAGCGGATGGTGACGAAGTTGGTGAGCATACCGCCGAGCCAGCGAGCGTTCACGTAGGGCATGCCGCAGCTGTTAGCAGCTTCGGCAACGCTTTCCTGAGCCTGCTTCTTGGTACCCACGAAGAGGATGGTGCCACCGTTGGCAGCCAGGTTGCGCACGAAGGTGTACGCCTGGTCCATGCCCACGAGGGTCTTCTTCAGGTCGAGGATGTAGATGTCACCACGATTGCCGAAGATGTACGGCTTCATCTTGGGGTTCCAGCGGCGGGTCTGATGACCGAAATGCGCACCTGCGTCGAGCAGGGTCTGGATAGAGACCTTCTCCATGTTTACTCCATTCGTTAATCCTCTGCGCGCGTTCAACCCCGGTCCGCAGCCTTTTTCGGTGGCCACTAGCGGGCACGAGTCCGGCACGCATGTGTAATAAGAAACTTCGCTATTCTAGCACGCTCACTCGTATGCGCAATACGAATCACGCATGGCACCACGGGCCCTACACACGGCGTTACGCCATGCGCCACACCTTGTATGCACGTTGAAAAGAGGCACTACACGCCATACCAACCGATACCCTCTGCGCGCCACCCCACGCGCACGAGCATGTCGTTTTCGGATTTGCTCGTCGTGTAGTTATGCGAACCCGACTTGGCATTCGGATTGTACTGACGGTACAGCGGCACCGACTTTGCGGTATCGGAATACCAACCAACGCCTTCGTAGCGCCAGCCCAGCTTGCGCAGACCATCGCGCTCTTCCTTGCTCTTGGTGTAGTGGTGGTCGCCACCATTGGGGTTGTACAGGCGGTATACCGGATCGCCCGTGGTGGGCGCATTCCAGCCAATGCCCTCGTAACGCCAACCCAACTTGCGCAAATGATCGCGTTCGCTCGAGCTCGCCGTATAGAAGTGCTCTCCCCCGTTGGGGTTGTACAGGCGATACATACCCTGCGATGGCTTCTTGGAAATCGTGAACGTACCCGCGGCGGTTCCCGCATACGAACCCGCGCCCGCGACGTGCACCGTGGCGGTTCCCACAGCAACGTTATTACTGTAGGAAACGGTATAGTCGGAACCCGCGGTAAGGGTTACGCCATTCAGCACGACAACGGGGGCGGGGGTAATAGCCGAACCCGTATACGTCGCGCCTTCCGCAGTAACGCTTGCCCCCGAGATATCGGCCCGCGTTACCTGGAACGTAGCCTGCGTAGAGCCTAGAAAATTCCCAACGCCCGTAATGGTTGCAGTTGCCTGCCCCACGGCCACATTGTTCGCATACGAAACCGTATAGTCAACGTCCCTGGTAAGCTGCTTCCCGTGAAACGTAACCACTGGCTCGGGCGAAACGGCAGAGCCAGTATACGGTGCATCGCTCACCTGGACGGTCGCATCGGCAATGTTGCCGCCCGTTATGTCAAACGTAGCGGCGGCGCTTCCCTCGTAGTTACCCACGCCCGTAACGGTGACGGTTGCCACGCCTGGAAGCTCATTGTCCGCATAGGACACAGCGTAATCGACGCCCTTCTGCAGCACCACGCCCCCAACCGTTACCTGCGGTTCGGGCTCAATTGCGGCACCCGTGAACGCATACGACTGGTTGGGCAGCGCAATCTGAGCCCCTTCGAGCGAAACGGCCTGAATGGTAAGCGTGCCATTACTGCAGGTAACGCTATAGTTGCCCGCCTTGGCGCCCAGATCGACGGAGGGAACCAACGCATACGAACCCGCAGCCAGTTCGCTGATATCCTGGATCACTTCAGTCGTGCCGCCCTCATAGCACACGCGCACCGCAACGTCGCACGTGTCACTGCCCCGCAGGCCCGAAACCGTGCTTTCGTACGACGCG
This genomic stretch from Denitrobacterium detoxificans harbors:
- a CDS encoding LCP family protein, with product MSREQKRLRKRARAVNSSVIGTHAAANSRRAARTNVNFGNQRGAQRAVRGEISHVVPHTRTSESHRDYSRRSHRRDYVEANMRRRRRRRVLGFLAVVVVAIVAVVSVSRFVYATSIDGQMRISDSDTLNALTSVSADTDPYYTLIVGEFAKPGEESDSSDLLMLMRVDPQSSVVTFVSIPSNITASMSDGNTHTLSQASSIGGDAELISQVSSLMGVKISHFAKIGASSFETLVDELGGVTVTLPEEVDDPRVGTKWLPAGETALDGETALFVCRARNYSNPESVQAQVQQDVFSALLQKALGGSGLESVLTLDTIASDFQTDLSASDLASLAKAVSLNGVTVYGGCVPGSTSSDGSTFSVSSSSLSTLMQTVDAGGDPNAEETLADVDPTGITVSVRNGAGITGAASTTANEVTAAGYTVSETGNTETYVYDETLIIYSSDDMADAAKNLVNVLGCGRVTSASAYYSFSSDILIVIGKDWVAN
- the murA gene encoding UDP-N-acetylglucosamine 1-carboxyvinyltransferase is translated as MSEEVIIVRESENLTGTVRVSGAKNSALKLIAASLLGQGESTIHNVPLISDIVIMSEVLETLGASVHREGHVLTIDTSTVDSYETPYELVSKMRASISVLGPLIGRFGRAHVAMPGGCQIGARKIDMHLVGLEQLGVHFEVEHGYLVATTPEGLHGGSIVLDFPSVGATENAMMAAVVAEGETTIDNAACEPEIEDLANMLNAMGAKVSGAGTSVITITGVPLSSMHPCEHTTVGDRIEAGTFLVGGALMGGPLTVEGIDPSFLRMAIMKLRAMGCTVETAEDSITISRTQPLRSVDIQTLPHPGFPTDLQAQFMLLAALAEGNSVITENVFENRFMFASELSRMGADVVIDDHHALVHGVKGLQGAPVVSTDLRAGGALVLAGLIAEGETIVRKISHIDRGYEDYVGKLSSLGARVERTTIEEL
- the tsf gene encoding translation elongation factor Ts; this encodes MAQITAAMVKELREMTGAGMMECKKALTEADGDMDGAVDVLRTRGLAAAAKKAGRATNEGRVVALVCEDNATVGSVCQVNCETDFVALTDKFQAYAENFTKAVAVNNPASVEELLESEFEGEKVQDALTEAIHVIGENMQIANFKRLEVSGTGALVPYIHMNGKIGVLVAFSFNNEATAAAPAFTQMGKDVAMQIAATSPVSLDETSVPEEIREHEMAIYKAQAAESGKPEAIQEKIATGRMQKFYKENCLVDQDFVKDPDQTVASYIAGVAKELGDEIKVVDFARIALGD
- the rpsB gene encoding 30S ribosomal protein S2; translated protein: MEKVSIQTLLDAGAHFGHQTRRWNPKMKPYIFGNRGDIYILDLKKTLVGMDQAYTFVRNLAANGGTILFVGTKKQAQESVAEAANSCGMPYVNARWLGGMLTNFVTIRSRVARMEELEAMDADGRMELLPKKEQMLLHKELTKLQTNLNGIRSMKKAPDAIFVVDTNRELIAIHEAQRLHIPVVGTIDTNCDPDDVDFGIPANDDAIRSVKLFCKFIAAAVIDGIGAPVTLEEMAAEGEAAPEAAAEAPAEAAAPAAE